In a genomic window of Trachemys scripta elegans isolate TJP31775 chromosome 12, CAS_Tse_1.0, whole genome shotgun sequence:
- the BPIFB6 gene encoding BPI fold-containing family B member 6 — protein sequence MTESDILQKLAAAAAKKQPGVKPIKGISRVKVKDVQPPEITLTFLPGTGLFMAVLTRITITGKSFIGANMEITVVANMTAKNKLSQDDLGCPKFSVGDCQISLVSVKTNLPSSMLPEIVNKFLVTTLQKVLPDMLCPAVDAVLTLVNQKFTTLVSPSSVGDAGSIRYALLSPPVTREDFIELDLNTMVLHEGGDLIDLPTDPPALTSLPPKMDSATQLALSVNFLSAELTLLQTSLNLDVTETTLSESLPPSQPMVIEIRITQRPVLTMQQDKGLVHLFGTAEFLTSQPDAARESLFVLNIHINLGTQFSLQEEKLRISLALDRSDIR from the exons GGTAAAAGTTAAAGACGTTCAACCCCCTGAGATAACACTAACATTCTTACCAGGGACTGGGCTCTTCATGGCTGTGTTAACTCGCATAACCATCACTGGGAAGAG CTTTATAGGTGCAAATATGGAAATCACAGTGGTTGCGAACATGACCGCCAAGAACAAACTGTCGCAGGATGACTTGGGTTGCCCCAAATTCAGCGTTGGCGACTGCCAGATTTCTCTCGTTAGTGTTAAAACCAACCTTCCCAGCAG CATGCTGCCCGAGATTGTGAATAAGTTCCTGGTTACCACCCTTCAAAAAGTCTTGCCAGACATG CTGTGTCCAGCAGTGGATGCTGTGCTTACCCTCGTGAACCAAAAGTTCACCACCCTGGTTT CCCCGAGCTCAGTCGGTGACGCTGGAAGCATCCGCTATGCTTTGCTGAGCCCGCCGGTGACGAGAGAAGATTTCATAGAACTGGATTTAAAT ACCATGGTCCTGCACGAGGGCGGAGATCTCATTGACCTTCCCACCGACCCCCCAGCTCTTACCTCCCTGCCGCCGAAAATGGACTCCGCTACCCAGCTGGCCCTGTCAGTCAATTTCCTGAGCGCCGAGCTAACTCTCCTACAAACATCCCTCAACCTTGATGTCACGGAGACCACA CTCTCGGAGTCGTTGCCTCCGTCTCAGCCGATGGTTATCGAAATCCGAATAACTCAACGGCCCGTGCTCACCATGCAGCAGGACAAAGGCCTCGTGCATCTCTTCGGCACCGCGGAGTTCCTCACGTCGCAGCCCGACGCTGCTCGGGAGTCCCTCTTCGTCCTCAACATT CATATCAATTTGGGGACCCAATTCTCTCTTCAAGAAGAGAAGCTGCGGATCTCCTTGGCTCTGGACAGGTCAGACATTCGCTAG